DNA from Acidimicrobiales bacterium:
GAGCAACCCCCGACGCCTCCAGGGTCCGTGGGTCGGCGAGACCGAGGTCCGCGCCGTTGTCGCCCACTGGCGTCGCCAGAGCCAGCCCCGGTACGTCGAGGGAGTCGAGGGCGACGGTCCGTCGGAGGAGGACCGCAGCTTCGGCGACGAGGGCGACGACGAGGAGCTGGTCATCCAGGCCATGGAGCTGGTGGTGCGGTCACAGCTGGGCTCGACGTCGATGCTCCAGCGCAAGTTGCGAGTGGGCTTCGCCCGGGCTGGTAGGTTGATGGACCTGCTGGAGCGACGAGGCGTGGTGGGGCCCTCCGAGGGATCCAAGGCTCGTGCCGTGCTCATGACCCCCGAGGAGCTTGATCAGCGGGCATGACTGGCGTACCGACCCGGCCGGCGATCCTCAAGCCGCTGGGTCCAATACGGACGCCGAGGCGGTCGCGCCGCATCCTCGTGTGGCTGCTGGTGGTGCTCGTGCTGGCCGCCGGCGCGTTCGTCGGGTTCCAGCTGATCCGAGGCGTGCCGTCACCCGCCGTCCGCTCGGCCGTGCCGCTGAGCATCCAGGTACCGGGAGCTCCGCCCGCCCTTCCCTGGCCGGCCAAGGGGGAGGCCGTGGTGGGTCTGGTGGGGCAGGGACCGCTCGGCTCGTCCGGGGGGAGCGCTCCCGTGCCGATCGCCAGTGTCACCAAGGTCATGAGCGCCCTCGTCGTCCTGCGCGACCACCCCATGGGGCCGGCGGACCCCGGGCCCCCGGTTGCCATCACCCCGACTGACGTCAACCAGTACAACGCCGCCGTGGCCGGAAAGGAGTCGGCGGTGAAGGTGGCCCCCGGCGAGATGATCACCGAGCGCCAGATGCTCGACGGCCTGCTCGTCGGCTCGGCCGACAACATCAGCTCGGTCCTGGCCAACTGGGATGCCGGTAGCGAGCCCGCCTTCCTGGCCAAGATGAACGCCGCCGCCGCGGCGCTCGGGATGGGCGCCACCCACTACGTCGACCTGAACGGCCTCAACGCGGCCACGGTCAGCACGGCGAGCGACCAGCTGACGCTGGCCCAGGCGGCACTGGCGGTCCCGACCTTCGCTGCCATCGTGCGCCAGCCCGAGGTCACGCTCCCGGTCGCCGGCAGGGTGTTCAACTTCAACCGCCTGGCGGGCAAGGACGGGATCGTCGGCGTCAAGACCGGCAACACGATGGCGGCCGGGTCGTGCTGGGTGTTCGCGGCCGACCGGGTCGTCGCCGGCCAGCATGTAACCGTCGTCGGCGTCGTCCTGGGCCAGCCCGGTCCGGCCGCCCCGCAGCCGGCATTGGACTCGGGCAAGGCGTTGTTGGACGCCGCCGGCGCCACCCTTGCCTCGGTCACGGTGGTGCCGGCGGGACAGCCGGCTGCTACGGTGACCGCCCCCTGGGTCAGCGGTAAGGTCCCGGCGTCGACCGGCGCTCCCGTCAGCTTCCTCGGGTGGCCCGGGATGCAGGTGCAGACGCACTTCCAGCCCCGGCAGGTGGGCTCCTCCTTCCCCGCCGGAACTGTCGTGGGCACCCTCACGGTGCGGGCCGCGGGTCAAGCGCGCCAAGTGCCGGTCAAGGCGACGTCGGCGCTGCCCGGGCCCTCGCGGCAGTGGCGCCTCCGCCACGTCTAGTCTTCCTCGGCCGGCGACAACGCCAGCGGGCGACGAGGAGGCCGATGGCGCAAGGTTTGCAGGGCAGGGTCGCCCTGGTCACCGGCGGGAGCCGAGGTATCGGTCGCGCCATCTCGCTCGCCCTGGCCGAGGACGGCGCCGACGTGGCGGTGAACTTCCGCCGCGATCAGGAAGCGGCCGATGAGGTGGTAGCGCAGATCGAGTCCATGGGGCGTCGGGCCCGGACGTACCGGGCCTCGATCGACTCGTGCGACGAGGACCGGGACATGGTCGAGGCCGTCGTCGCCGATCTGGGACCCGTCGACATCCTCGTCAACAATGCCGGTATCGCCAGTCGCGGGCTCTCGATCGCCGACACCGACCCGGCCGAGCTCGAACGGGTGGTCCGCGCCCACGCCCTCGGCCCCCACCAGCTCTGCAAGCTCGTGCTCCCCGGCATGCGCAGCCGCCCCCGCGGTGATGTCATCATGATCTCGAGCACGGCGACGGCGTTCATGGCGGCCAACGGCGCTCCGTACAACATGGGCAAGGCGGCGATGGAAGCCCTGGCCCTCACGCTGGCCAAGGAGGAGCGGGGAAACGGGATACGGGTCAACGTGGTTGCGCCCGGCCTGGTGGAGACCGAGATGGGGCGGCGTCTCGTCCGGGCCATGGGTGTCGAGGACATCGGCACCATGGCTGCCCGCTCACCGTTCGGGCGGGTCTGCCAGCCCTCCGACGTCGCTGCCGTGGTGCGCTTCCTGGTGTCGGAGCCCGCCGGCTACCTGAGCGGCCAGCGGATCGGCGTCGACGCCGGCACGACCTGAGGCCGAGGGGCCGCAGCCCCAACCTCGGCCAGCCGCCTGACCCTTCGGGGCGAGGTTGCACCCGCCCTCTCGGCCTCGCTATTATGAAACGGGTTCGACTCGTTTCGATATAGCTGCTCGTTTCGCTATGGCTGGAGGTACCGTGCGAGTGCGGAGACCGTGGTGGATCCTCGCTGTGCTGTGCGTGAGCCTGCTGATGATCGGGCTCGACAACACCATCCTCAGCGTGGCCCTGCCGACCCTGGTGCGCGAACTGCACGCCTCGTCGAGCCAGCTCCAGTGGATCGTCGACTCGTACACGATCGTGTTCGCCGGCCTCCTGCTGGTCGGTGGCAGCCTGGGCGATCGCTTCGGGCGCAAGTGGGCCCTCCTCGTCGGCCTGGCCGTCTTCAACGTCGGATCGGTCCTGTCGGCTTTCGCCGCGTCCCCGGAGATCCTGATCGGCACCAGGGCGCTGATGGGCGTGGGTGGCGCGCTGGTGATGCCGGCCACCCTGTCGATCCTGACCAACGTCTTCGTCGAGTCCCGGGAGCGGGAGAAGGCGATCGGCATCTGGGCTGGGGTAGCCGGTGTGGGCGTGGCGGTCGGGCCCATTGCTGGCGGGCTGCTGCTCCAGCACTTCTGGTGGGGCTCGGTGGTCCTCGTCAATGTTCCGGTCGTGGCGGCCGGCATGCTGGCTGCGGCCTTCCTCGTGCCCAACTCCGCCGATCCC
Protein-coding regions in this window:
- a CDS encoding SDR family oxidoreductase translates to MAQGLQGRVALVTGGSRGIGRAISLALAEDGADVAVNFRRDQEAADEVVAQIESMGRRARTYRASIDSCDEDRDMVEAVVADLGPVDILVNNAGIASRGLSIADTDPAELERVVRAHALGPHQLCKLVLPGMRSRPRGDVIMISSTATAFMAANGAPYNMGKAAMEALALTLAKEERGNGIRVNVVAPGLVETEMGRRLVRAMGVEDIGTMAARSPFGRVCQPSDVAAVVRFLVSEPAGYLSGQRIGVDAGTT